A portion of the Sphingobacterium spiritivorum genome contains these proteins:
- a CDS encoding fasciclin domain-containing protein, with translation MRATSKLIALSLFSLSLICGANVSAQQNQKEKTVMVGGAPMYPSKNIVENAVNSKDHTTLVAAVKAAGLVETLSSKGPFTVFAPTNEAFAKLPAGTVESLVKPENKAKLTTILTYHVVAGKHDAKSIMNMIKAGGGKASVATVQGEKITFWAKGKDLYVRDIKGNDAKVTIADVNQSNGTIHVIDQVLMP, from the coding sequence ATGAGAGCAACATCAAAATTAATCGCCCTGAGTTTATTTTCACTTAGTCTGATTTGCGGAGCAAATGTATCTGCACAACAAAATCAAAAAGAAAAAACAGTAATGGTAGGAGGTGCTCCAATGTATCCATCCAAAAACATTGTAGAGAATGCGGTAAATTCTAAAGACCACACAACATTGGTAGCTGCTGTAAAAGCTGCAGGTCTTGTAGAGACATTGTCTTCAAAAGGACCTTTTACTGTATTCGCTCCTACAAATGAAGCTTTTGCCAAATTACCGGCAGGTACAGTAGAATCTTTGGTGAAACCAGAGAATAAAGCAAAGCTGACAACTATTCTTACCTATCATGTTGTCGCTGGTAAACATGATGCCAAGAGCATTATGAATATGATCAAAGCAGGTGGAGGTAAGGCCAGCGTGGCTACTGTACAGGGTGAAAAAATTACATTCTGGGCAAAAGGAAAAGATCTGTATGTACGGGATATTAAAGGTAACGATGCCAAAGTAACCATAGCAGATGTGAATCAATCAAACGGTACTATTCATGTAATTGATCAAGTACTGATGCCGTAA
- the msrB gene encoding peptide-methionine (R)-S-oxide reductase MsrB yields MKNYLTITKRIIVTATLLICIGINSNAQQTTTRNPYYSRTDTKKLNVKNSEWKKILDPNLYAVAREAQTERAFTGKYYEYDVKGTYYCAVCGNPLFRSTAKFSSTCGWPSFYEPLRKNSVIYKQDNSYNMVRTEVLCGRCNSHLGHIFDDGPPPTGKRFCMNSISLEFEPDQKK; encoded by the coding sequence ATGAAAAACTATCTGACTATAACAAAGAGAATAATCGTAACGGCTACTCTCTTGATCTGTATCGGCATCAACAGCAATGCGCAGCAGACCACTACCCGAAATCCGTATTACTCCCGCACAGATACAAAGAAGCTAAATGTCAAAAACTCGGAATGGAAGAAAATTCTGGATCCGAATCTGTATGCCGTAGCAAGGGAAGCGCAGACAGAACGTGCCTTTACCGGTAAATATTATGAGTATGATGTCAAGGGAACCTACTATTGTGCCGTATGTGGTAATCCATTATTTCGTTCTACAGCCAAATTTTCTTCTACTTGCGGATGGCCATCCTTTTATGAGCCTCTCAGAAAAAACAGTGTTATCTATAAACAAGATAACAGTTACAATATGGTACGCACAGAGGTATTATGTGGACGCTGTAATTCGCACCTGGGTCATATATTCGATGACGGACCTCCGCCCACCGGCAAACGGTTTTGTATGAACTCCATATCGCTGGAATTTGAGCCTGATCAAAAAAAATAA
- a CDS encoding TonB-dependent receptor, with protein MQLKSTVKNLFLLVLMFLLMPAEIWAQGAGRIEGKLTNSKQQPLADVVMLLNNGVQSATSDAEGYFHFDNLRDGHYTIKTTYFDAVDEKKVEIIGGKSIKLDFVLGHQIRQLDSVSISVNRKSIPSSTLRLSENLLVTPQNIVVIDQQLISDQIILSTAEGFTKNISEARTIYHQEEGSVGIAVRGYTASNLRNGMDVSGSFGPLREDMAFVERIEFVKGPAGFMMGNTQPGGFYNVVTKTPKGNGANSAQLTLGSFGLYRAQADIDSKLSKDGKFLGRFNLMGTKKGSHMMNVSNEQFVLNPSFKYIASDKTDLTVEYIYSQNNFTGGFAKYAYGLKGFKELPRSFNFGDPILDPTVVKEHNIFGTVNHLISDNWMLTAKFGYISSAMEGESLYARYNTIDSTGSVDRGLSVNDALNTSTVGQVFTKGKFNIGTVQNNVLIGLDMGSKFYVADWSEVPGLVGGKFNIYNPVFGNLTKSNLPSYDRSKPLRERGAATLTEYTYYSVHFQEEMHLLKDKLRLGAGLRYTTTSKISKASDGKRVNNNALTPRFSITGILRPDLTLYALYDQSFQEQVGTQVNGDPADPSRGINKEAGLKKTWFGGSLMTGITAYHLTKTNVLTSAGPDRPNLVEQSGEATSKGIEVDINGKIDRAWNIMLNYAYTDAKISKDNDAAKIGQMLYGTARHIANSWLTYTVPDGGLRGFGISTGFELQTKRAAWPVTKEKYLPDNFFSIDAGMSYKRDNYNIALVVNNVTNRYNYVGFYPGAWGYMHYGWRAMPPTNFRLSLGYSF; from the coding sequence ATGCAACTTAAATCAACTGTAAAAAACCTGTTCCTGCTTGTTCTTATGTTTCTGCTTATGCCAGCAGAGATATGGGCTCAGGGAGCAGGCCGTATAGAAGGGAAATTGACAAATTCAAAGCAACAGCCGCTGGCAGATGTCGTAATGCTATTAAATAACGGTGTGCAGAGCGCAACTTCGGATGCCGAAGGATATTTTCATTTTGATAATCTTAGGGACGGTCATTATACCATAAAAACCACCTATTTCGATGCTGTAGACGAAAAAAAGGTAGAGATTATAGGAGGGAAAAGTATAAAACTCGATTTTGTACTCGGTCATCAGATCCGTCAGTTAGATTCTGTTTCCATCAGTGTAAACAGAAAATCAATACCTTCTTCTACATTACGTTTATCGGAAAATCTGCTAGTCACACCACAAAATATTGTCGTTATAGATCAGCAGCTTATTTCCGATCAGATTATACTCTCTACTGCTGAAGGTTTTACAAAAAATATAAGCGAAGCCCGGACTATTTATCATCAGGAAGAGGGAAGTGTCGGTATTGCTGTGCGCGGATACACTGCATCCAACCTTAGAAACGGAATGGATGTAAGCGGAAGTTTCGGACCTTTGCGTGAGGACATGGCTTTTGTAGAACGTATTGAATTTGTAAAAGGTCCGGCCGGATTTATGATGGGAAATACACAACCCGGAGGATTTTATAATGTGGTGACCAAGACACCAAAAGGAAATGGTGCAAACTCGGCACAACTAACTTTAGGAAGTTTCGGACTCTACCGGGCGCAGGCGGATATAGACAGTAAGTTATCCAAAGACGGTAAATTTTTAGGACGCTTTAACCTGATGGGAACTAAAAAAGGATCACATATGATGAATGTATCCAATGAACAATTTGTACTGAATCCGTCATTTAAATATATTGCCTCCGACAAAACAGATCTGACAGTCGAATACATTTATTCACAGAACAATTTTACAGGCGGATTTGCCAAATATGCATATGGTCTCAAAGGTTTCAAAGAGCTGCCACGCTCCTTTAATTTTGGCGATCCTATTCTGGATCCAACAGTTGTAAAAGAACATAATATCTTCGGGACGGTCAATCACCTGATATCTGACAATTGGATGCTGACAGCAAAGTTTGGCTATATTAGTTCAGCAATGGAAGGCGAATCCCTTTATGCGAGATACAATACAATAGATAGTACAGGGTCAGTAGATAGAGGATTGAGTGTGAATGATGCCTTGAATACCTCTACTGTAGGGCAGGTATTTACAAAAGGTAAATTTAATATAGGAACTGTGCAGAATAATGTATTAATAGGTCTTGATATGGGAAGCAAGTTTTATGTCGCAGACTGGTCTGAAGTCCCCGGATTAGTAGGAGGTAAATTCAATATCTACAATCCCGTATTCGGAAATCTGACAAAAAGCAATCTGCCATCATATGACAGAAGCAAACCTTTACGGGAAAGGGGTGCTGCAACACTTACTGAATACACTTATTATTCCGTGCATTTTCAGGAAGAAATGCACCTGCTAAAGGACAAACTGAGATTAGGGGCCGGTTTGAGGTATACAACAACCAGTAAAATCAGTAAAGCCTCTGATGGCAAACGGGTTAATAATAATGCCCTCACGCCACGCTTTAGCATTACCGGTATCCTTCGTCCCGATCTGACACTCTATGCACTTTACGATCAGAGTTTTCAGGAACAGGTCGGAACACAGGTAAACGGAGATCCGGCAGATCCTTCAAGAGGAATTAACAAGGAAGCAGGCCTGAAAAAAACCTGGTTTGGCGGTAGTCTGATGACAGGTATCACTGCTTATCATCTCACAAAAACCAATGTACTTACTTCTGCAGGACCCGACAGGCCTAATCTTGTAGAGCAGTCTGGGGAAGCGACATCCAAAGGAATAGAAGTCGATATAAACGGAAAGATAGACAGAGCCTGGAATATTATGCTTAATTATGCTTATACAGATGCGAAGATATCCAAGGATAACGATGCTGCTAAAATAGGGCAGATGCTGTACGGAACAGCACGTCACATTGCCAATAGCTGGCTTACCTATACTGTTCCGGATGGCGGGCTCAGAGGGTTCGGCATTTCTACAGGATTTGAATTACAGACCAAACGTGCAGCATGGCCAGTCACAAAAGAGAAATATCTTCCGGATAATTTTTTCTCAATAGATGCCGGCATGTCTTATAAGAGAGATAACTATAACATCGCTCTTGTGGTTAATAATGTGACCAACAGATATAATTACGTAGGTTTTTATCCGGGAGCCTGGGGATACATGCATTATGGATGGAGAGCTATGCCGCCTACAAATTTCAGATTGAGTCTGGGCTACAGTTTCTAA
- a CDS encoding AraC family transcriptional regulator, producing the protein MENPQTQIIHFFEIDTLPKTEEPLQNYQTKVLENDLGQFSTGYIYDCEEFIVRDYNFSYKNDYTHHFTTKGNSYIEISFLFNTITVQDIINTHPNVYLPFHSYIYYTPPESKVQIEFKKDIAYHNLDIYVSFSFFNEWANANPALMEFVRKINENQYAILFDRGIPLSKETISILDEIRNCELTGVSRFYFIKSKILYLLSILFKIGEYETVVPESSILIWRKEDIHILQKVEEFIFLNSEQFFTITFLSRKFAINEFKLKKGFKQLYGKGIFEYANTVRMEKARNLIEQQDYSLKEIAYQIGYATPSSFSVAFKNEYGMSPALFRKQITAISVL; encoded by the coding sequence ATGGAAAATCCGCAAACTCAGATCATACATTTCTTCGAAATAGATACACTTCCAAAAACGGAGGAGCCACTTCAAAACTATCAGACTAAAGTTTTAGAAAATGATCTGGGGCAATTCAGTACAGGTTATATATATGATTGCGAGGAATTTATAGTAAGGGATTACAATTTCAGCTATAAAAATGATTACACGCATCATTTTACAACGAAAGGAAATTCATATATCGAGATCAGTTTTTTATTTAATACAATCACTGTGCAGGATATAATCAATACTCACCCTAACGTGTATTTGCCTTTCCATAGTTATATTTATTACACTCCTCCTGAATCTAAGGTTCAGATAGAATTTAAAAAAGACATCGCTTATCATAACCTGGATATATATGTATCTTTTTCCTTTTTTAACGAATGGGCCAATGCAAATCCGGCACTAATGGAATTTGTCCGCAAGATAAATGAAAACCAATACGCTATACTCTTTGACAGGGGTATTCCACTTAGTAAGGAGACCATTTCTATACTCGACGAAATACGTAATTGTGAACTGACCGGGGTAAGCAGATTTTATTTTATAAAAAGCAAGATCCTGTATCTGCTGAGTATTCTTTTTAAGATTGGAGAATATGAGACTGTGGTACCTGAAAGCTCAATCCTTATATGGAGAAAAGAGGATATTCATATTTTACAAAAGGTAGAGGAATTTATATTCCTCAATTCTGAACAATTTTTTACGATTACGTTTCTTTCCAGAAAGTTTGCTATAAATGAATTCAAACTAAAAAAGGGTTTCAAACAGTTATATGGTAAAGGTATTTTTGAATATGCCAACACCGTGCGTATGGAAAAAGCCCGTAACCTTATTGAACAGCAGGACTATTCCCTTAAAGAAATTGCCTATCAGATCGGGTATGCAACACCTTCCTCCTTCTCTGTCGCATTTAAAAATGAATACGGTATGTCTCCGGCCCTATTCAGAAAACAAATTACGGCTATATCAGTATTGTAG
- a CDS encoding arylsulfatase yields MAHSYLKALIYLFVSASTLVAEGQQEKPNIIYIYADDLGYGEIGAYGQKLIQTPHLDRMANEGMKFTQHYTSSPVCAPARGMLLTGKHGGHAYIRGNYEMGGFTDDTEGGQMPLPEGTFTIPLMLKNAGYATGIIGKWGLGMINTTGDPNKQGFDYAYGYLDQKQAHNYYPTHLWENGKWDTLRNKEVNMHMRINPQTATEADFQKYEGLDYAPEKITEKALAFIDQHQHKPFFLYLPYTIPHVGLQAPQEWVEKYIGKFKEEKPYYGEQGYNPSRYPLSTYAAMISYLDAQVGLVMDKIKDLGLDGNTIIMFSSDNGATFNGGVQAKYFNSLRNLRGYKMDLFEGGIREPFIVRWPGKIKAGTQSDLISVQYDMMATFAELAQTQTNDTDGISLLPTLTGQTAKQQQREYIYFEYPEKGGQVAVRMGQWKAVRIDVKKDKNSPWMLFNLIEDPSEQRNVALQHPDIIKRMDEIQQWEHQNSHILEWEFLNNKMKK; encoded by the coding sequence ATGGCACATTCTTATTTAAAGGCATTAATTTATCTGTTTGTATCTGCATCCACTCTTGTCGCAGAGGGACAACAAGAAAAACCAAATATCATTTATATCTATGCAGACGATCTGGGATATGGTGAAATAGGAGCTTACGGGCAAAAGCTTATACAGACTCCTCATCTGGACCGCATGGCTAATGAAGGAATGAAGTTTACACAGCATTATACTTCTTCTCCGGTATGCGCACCTGCCAGAGGTATGCTCCTGACGGGGAAGCACGGCGGACATGCTTATATTCGCGGCAATTATGAAATGGGTGGATTTACAGATGATACAGAAGGCGGACAGATGCCACTACCGGAAGGAACCTTTACGATACCCCTAATGTTAAAAAATGCCGGCTATGCAACAGGTATTATAGGTAAGTGGGGCCTGGGAATGATAAATACTACAGGAGATCCTAATAAGCAGGGATTTGATTATGCATACGGATATCTGGATCAGAAACAGGCGCACAATTATTATCCGACCCACCTCTGGGAAAACGGGAAATGGGATACCTTACGAAATAAAGAAGTTAATATGCATATGCGGATTAATCCGCAGACAGCTACTGAGGCTGACTTTCAGAAATACGAAGGACTTGATTATGCACCTGAGAAGATAACGGAAAAAGCTTTGGCATTTATAGATCAGCATCAGCATAAACCTTTTTTTCTCTATCTGCCCTATACTATCCCTCATGTCGGTCTTCAGGCTCCTCAGGAATGGGTAGAAAAATATATAGGTAAATTCAAAGAAGAAAAACCATACTATGGAGAACAAGGCTACAACCCTTCCAGATATCCGTTGTCGACCTATGCCGCTATGATCAGTTATCTGGATGCACAGGTAGGACTTGTAATGGACAAAATCAAAGATCTGGGACTGGACGGGAATACCATTATTATGTTTTCCAGTGACAACGGGGCGACCTTTAACGGAGGTGTTCAGGCCAAATATTTCAACAGCTTAAGAAATCTCCGGGGATATAAAATGGATCTTTTCGAAGGAGGCATACGAGAGCCTTTTATTGTCAGGTGGCCCGGTAAAATAAAAGCAGGTACACAAAGTGACCTTATTTCCGTGCAGTACGATATGATGGCCACATTTGCTGAATTGGCGCAGACTCAAACTAACGATACCGACGGAATTTCATTATTGCCCACACTAACAGGGCAAACAGCGAAGCAGCAACAACGGGAATATATCTATTTCGAGTATCCTGAAAAAGGAGGACAGGTAGCTGTCAGAATGGGACAATGGAAGGCTGTACGTATTGATGTGAAGAAAGATAAAAATAGTCCGTGGATGTTGTTTAATTTGATAGAAGATCCTTCAGAACAGCGTAATGTTGCACTGCAACATCCGGATATTATAAAAAGAATGGATGAAATCCAGCAGTGGGAGCATCAGAATTCACACATTCTGGAATGGGAATTTTTGAATAATAAAATGAAAAAGTAG
- a CDS encoding Gfo/Idh/MocA family protein has translation MNSNRRDFIKLAGLSSLSVLSSSLLVQANTSLPATSENNKLAGIKTFNMCGFQAPKLEKVRVGFIGVGNRGSGAVYRMNHIDGVEIKAISDIRRKVAERSLKNVSGPAPDIYADKEDEWKKLCDRKDIDLVYICTPWHLHTPMAVYAMKAGKHVAIEVPAATTVEECWQLVETSEATKKHCMMLENCCYDFFELMTLNMARQGVFGEILHGEGAYIHDLLDSNFGKDSYYDMWRLKENFRNGNLYPTHGLGPVCQIMDINRGDQMDYLTSVSTNDFSMSARAKELAAKDEFYKQFANKQFRGNMNTTTVRTHKGRTIMLQHDVSSPRPYSRIHAISGTKGYAQKWPEPGKIAFGHDWISADEMKKLEQQYTPEIVLKVGEMAKKVGGHGGMDFMMDWRLIDCLRNGLALDQDVYDAALWSVIGPLSEKSVKNRSNSVDIPDFTKGAWKTNQPVELTLKGGGTTAVKGK, from the coding sequence ATGAATTCTAACCGAAGAGATTTTATCAAACTCGCCGGACTTTCCAGTCTAAGTGTACTCAGCAGTAGCCTGTTGGTGCAAGCCAATACCTCTTTACCTGCAACCAGTGAAAATAACAAGTTGGCAGGAATCAAAACATTTAATATGTGTGGTTTCCAGGCTCCTAAACTTGAAAAAGTAAGAGTTGGCTTTATAGGTGTGGGCAATCGCGGTTCAGGTGCGGTATATCGGATGAACCATATCGATGGCGTGGAAATAAAAGCCATCAGTGATATTCGTAGAAAAGTAGCGGAACGTTCACTTAAAAACGTATCAGGCCCTGCACCTGATATATATGCAGACAAGGAAGATGAATGGAAGAAACTTTGTGACCGTAAAGATATTGACCTTGTGTATATCTGTACACCCTGGCATTTGCATACACCTATGGCTGTATACGCAATGAAAGCCGGGAAGCATGTCGCTATAGAAGTCCCGGCTGCCACAACAGTTGAAGAGTGCTGGCAGTTGGTCGAAACTTCCGAAGCAACAAAAAAGCACTGTATGATGCTTGAAAATTGTTGCTATGATTTCTTCGAATTGATGACACTCAATATGGCGAGACAAGGTGTGTTTGGTGAAATATTACATGGTGAAGGCGCATATATCCATGATCTTCTGGATAGCAATTTTGGCAAGGATTCTTATTATGATATGTGGCGCCTGAAAGAAAACTTCCGTAATGGTAATCTATATCCTACACATGGCCTGGGACCTGTATGTCAGATCATGGATATTAATCGTGGCGATCAGATGGATTATCTGACTTCTGTTTCTACTAATGATTTCAGTATGTCTGCCCGCGCAAAGGAATTAGCGGCCAAAGACGAGTTTTATAAGCAGTTTGCGAATAAGCAATTCAGAGGGAATATGAATACCACTACAGTCCGTACCCATAAGGGCAGGACTATTATGTTGCAACACGATGTCTCAAGTCCTCGTCCGTATTCCCGTATTCATGCTATAAGTGGTACAAAAGGATATGCACAGAAATGGCCTGAACCGGGGAAAATTGCCTTTGGACATGACTGGATTTCTGCAGATGAAATGAAGAAACTAGAACAGCAGTATACTCCTGAAATTGTATTAAAAGTAGGAGAGATGGCTAAGAAAGTCGGTGGTCATGGTGGTATGGATTTTATGATGGACTGGAGACTGATCGATTGCCTGAGAAACGGACTTGCATTGGATCAGGATGTATATGATGCTGCACTTTGGAGTGTCATCGGACCACTGAGTGAAAAATCTGTCAAAAACAGATCAAATTCAGTAGATATACCAGACTTTACAAAAGGAGCCTGGAAGACTAATCAACCGGTAGAACTCACCCTGAAAGGTGGAGGAACTACAGCAGTTAAGGGCAAATAA
- a CDS encoding glycosyl hydrolase family 95 catalytic domain-containing protein has product MNIKKSILLYVTINAVLQLSAQNMKEYNLQSDHFATRWDEAIPLGNGMLGALIWQKDNTLRLSLDRADLWDERKAFEWEQHNFSWVQQHVNSKTYETVQQWGDAPYDASPYPTKLPAAAMSFDLSVLGKVISNTLDIRRAENTIVFDNGNTFKCYIHATEQVGYFEIRAEQIESLIPRLLPHQYEAKGNGTTQASVVEGQHLARLGYKQGVLKNSAQQQLLHQPTYENNFYEVELEWRRSGKDKLIGMWTVSKNQKADISKKMNEKSQQALQKSHLTWWDNYWNMSSVSLPDTLLQRQYYLDMYKLGAVARKDAPAITLQAVWTADNGGLPPWKGDFHNDLNTQLSYWPAYTGNRLAEASTYTDWLWRIREVNMDYTKHYFGVEGLNIPGVLTLNGLPMGGWIQYSLSPTVSAWTAQHFYWQWKYSMDDTFLKERAYPYIIAAATYLKNITELREEKRYLPLSSSPEYNDNSINAWFKDWTNFDLGLAHFLFDAAAEVSAAAGHQNEVAEWTKIASQLPDYAVDESGMLMAPDVRMEHSHRHMSPYMAIYPLARLDINNSKDAPVILNSLRHLEKLGTRAWVGYSFSWMACLHARAKEADKAVSNLQKFAGNFCSTNSFHLNGDQKGGQYSGFTYRPFTLEGNFAFAQGIHELLLQSKSGYIEIFPAVPASWTDVSFTNLLTEGGFVISARKEHGHLKSVKIKANHTGILHIRSAEDLKEKNGKSLVKEKNTYTISLKANEQLELIAAAL; this is encoded by the coding sequence ATGAATATAAAGAAATCTATCCTGTTGTATGTGACGATTAATGCTGTGCTGCAATTGTCTGCGCAAAACATGAAGGAATATAATCTGCAGTCTGATCACTTCGCCACAAGATGGGACGAGGCTATTCCGCTGGGAAATGGTATGTTAGGAGCTCTGATATGGCAAAAGGATAATACCCTTCGCTTATCTCTGGATCGTGCAGATCTCTGGGATGAACGAAAAGCCTTTGAATGGGAACAGCATAATTTCAGTTGGGTACAACAACATGTAAATAGTAAAACTTATGAAACGGTACAGCAATGGGGAGATGCTCCCTATGACGCATCTCCCTATCCTACCAAGCTACCTGCAGCAGCGATGTCTTTTGATCTTTCGGTATTGGGCAAAGTAATCAGCAATACACTGGATATCCGGAGAGCAGAAAACACAATTGTATTTGATAACGGAAACACGTTCAAGTGTTACATACACGCAACCGAGCAGGTTGGTTATTTTGAAATACGGGCAGAGCAGATAGAAAGTCTGATTCCCCGATTACTGCCACATCAGTATGAAGCAAAAGGAAACGGCACAACTCAGGCAAGTGTTGTAGAAGGACAGCATTTAGCCAGATTAGGTTATAAGCAGGGTGTATTAAAGAATTCTGCACAGCAACAACTGCTTCATCAGCCAACTTATGAAAATAATTTTTATGAAGTAGAGCTGGAATGGAGAAGATCCGGAAAGGATAAACTGATCGGTATGTGGACTGTAAGCAAGAACCAAAAGGCAGACATCTCCAAAAAGATGAATGAAAAATCTCAGCAGGCTTTACAAAAGAGCCATCTTACCTGGTGGGATAATTACTGGAATATGTCTTCCGTTTCCCTCCCTGACACCTTATTGCAGCGTCAGTATTATCTGGACATGTACAAACTTGGTGCAGTCGCCCGTAAAGATGCTCCGGCCATAACTTTACAGGCTGTATGGACAGCCGATAACGGAGGTCTTCCACCGTGGAAAGGTGATTTTCACAATGACCTGAATACGCAACTCAGCTATTGGCCGGCTTATACCGGTAACAGGCTGGCTGAAGCTTCGACCTATACGGACTGGCTCTGGCGTATTCGGGAGGTTAATATGGATTACACTAAACATTACTTTGGAGTAGAAGGATTAAATATTCCGGGTGTACTTACTCTAAATGGTTTGCCTATGGGCGGATGGATACAATATTCGCTCTCTCCTACTGTAAGTGCATGGACTGCTCAGCATTTTTACTGGCAGTGGAAATATAGTATGGATGATACTTTTTTAAAAGAAAGAGCCTATCCATATATTATTGCAGCGGCTACTTATCTGAAAAATATTACAGAACTACGGGAAGAAAAGCGTTATTTACCTTTAAGTTCCAGTCCGGAATATAATGATAACAGTATAAACGCATGGTTTAAAGACTGGACCAATTTTGATTTGGGATTAGCACATTTTCTGTTTGATGCAGCAGCAGAAGTAAGTGCTGCTGCAGGGCATCAGAATGAGGTTGCGGAATGGACGAAGATTGCTTCGCAATTACCTGATTATGCAGTAGATGAAAGCGGGATGCTAATGGCGCCGGATGTACGTATGGAACATTCTCACAGGCATATGTCCCCCTATATGGCTATTTATCCGCTGGCAAGGCTGGATATTAATAATTCCAAGGATGCTCCGGTCATTCTTAATTCATTGAGACATCTGGAAAAATTGGGTACGCGTGCATGGGTAGGTTACTCTTTTAGCTGGATGGCATGTCTCCATGCCAGAGCCAAAGAGGCAGATAAGGCCGTAAGCAATCTTCAGAAATTTGCAGGTAATTTTTGCTCAACAAATTCTTTTCATCTCAATGGAGATCAAAAGGGCGGACAATATTCAGGATTTACATACAGACCTTTTACACTGGAAGGCAATTTTGCGTTTGCACAGGGTATACATGAACTGCTGCTACAAAGCAAGTCCGGCTATATAGAAATATTTCCCGCTGTCCCGGCATCATGGACAGATGTTTCCTTTACCAATCTACTTACTGAAGGAGGATTTGTTATTAGTGCCCGTAAAGAACATGGTCACTTAAAATCCGTAAAGATCAAAGCAAATCATACCGGAATATTACATATCAGATCCGCAGAAGATTTAAAAGAAAAAAACGGCAAATCTCTTGTAAAAGAAAAGAATACGTACACTATTTCTTTAAAAGCTAATGAACAATTAGAATTGATAGCTGCAGCATTATAA